TGTCGCCTCGACGGAATATTTCACGCGAGTGACGGGAGAGAAAATCGAATCAATCGCGATGACGCCAATCGCCTGATCGGCGGTCTTGTTTTCGTCGCCAGTGGCAAAACCACGACCGACTTTGACTTCGAGCTCGGCCTCAAATTTTTGCTTTTTGTCGAGCGTGCAGATGATTTGGTCCCGGTTCAGCACTTCGCATTGATTGCTGGACTGGATGTCGCCGGCGGTGATGGCACCTTCCTTGTTGACGGAAATGGTGAGGTTGCGGACTTCGTGGTCGTGCGCGGCAAATTTAACCTTCTTAAGGTTGAGCACGATGTCGGTAACGTCCTCGACGACGCCGGGGAGTGTGCCGAATTCGTGGAGCGCACCGTTGAGTTTCACGGAGGTGATGGCGGCACCTTCCAGAGAGGAAAGGAGCACACGGCGCAGGGAGTTGCCGATGGTGTGTCCGTAGCCGGCCTCGAAGGGCTCGGCGACAAACTTGGCAAAGGTATCAGTGGAGATCGCCTCATCTTTGGTGAGGGATTTCGGCATTTCAAAACGACCTAAACGAACGGG
This DNA window, taken from Chthoniobacterales bacterium, encodes the following:
- a CDS encoding DNA-directed RNA polymerase subunit alpha; amino-acid sequence: MPVRLGRFEMPKSLTKDEAISTDTFAKFVAEPFEAGYGHTIGNSLRRVLLSSLEGAAITSVKLNGALHEFGTLPGVVEDVTDIVLNLKKVKFAAHDHEVRNLTISVNKEGAITAGDIQSSNQCEVLNRDQIICTLDKKQKFEAELEVKVGRGFATGDENKTADQAIGVIAIDSIFSPVTRVKYSVEATRVGQRTDYDKLVIEIWTDGRITPDDALLQASAILRKHLDVFVNYDEDAVEFDETPEAVSQENSRLKKLLNMSVNEIELSVRAANCLNNANITTVGQLAQKTEAEMLKYRNFGKKSLNEIKDKLVQLGLGLGVKFEAGLVDLPSEAAVD